A stretch of the Candidatus Jettenia sp. AMX2 genome encodes the following:
- the atpE gene encoding ATP synthase F0 subunit C — MIYFALLAIAVGLISVAAFGCGLGQGIAVYGAANSIARQPEAAGKIQLVMFVGLAFIESLTIYSLMMSFILLGKLPRTEAVLELIQHAVK, encoded by the coding sequence GTGATTTATTTTGCATTATTGGCAATTGCCGTGGGATTAATTTCTGTTGCAGCATTTGGTTGTGGTCTAGGACAGGGGATTGCGGTATATGGCGCAGCGAACAGCATAGCGAGACAGCCGGAAGCTGCTGGTAAAATACAGCTTGTCATGTTTGTGGGTCTGGCATTTATTGAGTCATTAACCATCTATTCCCTGATGATGTCCTTTATTCTCCTCGGGAAGTTACCACGGACAGAGGCCGTTCTTGAGTTAATTCAGCACGCTGTTAAATAA
- a CDS encoding AtpZ/AtpI family protein: MIGSFGFTAAGSMAVGYFLGSYLDKKFDTSPWIMVILIMLGVAGSFIEFYRLIKKLFAEDTRGRNGT, translated from the coding sequence TTGATAGGAAGTTTTGGCTTCACGGCTGCAGGGTCTATGGCCGTTGGTTATTTTCTTGGAAGCTATCTGGATAAAAAATTTGATACCTCTCCGTGGATTATGGTAATCCTTATCATGCTGGGTGTAGCAGGAAGTTTTATTGAATTTTACCGGTTAATAAAAAAATTGTTTGCAGAGGACACAAGAGGTCGCAATGGTACATGA
- the atpF gene encoding F0F1 ATP synthase subunit B, with protein sequence MLNTLGINIKSIIIQGTGFIILLFVLKKFLFGKISAVIQARADEVRSTYEKTEKDRAEAERFRLEYEKKLSDAEAEATARIQEAINKGNRMSEDLVKHAKEEIESMRVKAQESIEQERKKALTEIKNQVVTLSMLASSRIIKQSISQKTAEDLVDELIKDIGELRVR encoded by the coding sequence ATGCTAAATACCCTGGGTATTAATATCAAATCCATAATTATCCAGGGAACAGGTTTTATCATACTGCTTTTTGTCCTCAAAAAATTTCTCTTCGGGAAGATATCGGCTGTGATTCAGGCCAGGGCCGATGAAGTAAGGAGTACCTATGAGAAAACAGAAAAGGACAGGGCAGAGGCAGAAAGGTTCAGATTGGAATACGAAAAAAAGCTTTCGGATGCCGAGGCAGAAGCTACCGCCAGGATTCAGGAAGCCATCAACAAGGGTAATCGCATGAGCGAAGACCTTGTAAAACATGCGAAGGAAGAGATTGAATCGATGCGGGTAAAAGCACAGGAAAGTATCGAACAGGAACGGAAGAAGGCCCTGACTGAGATAAAAAACCAGGTTGTGACCCTTTCCATGCTGGCTTCTTCCCGTATAATCAAACAATCAATAAGTCAGAAAACGGCTGAAGACCTTGTCGATGAACTTATTAAGGATATAGGGGAATTACGTGTTAGATAA
- the purN gene encoding phosphoribosylglycinamide formyltransferase, translating to MIKKINLGVLISGSGSTLQNFIDLIMAGRLPACIRVVISSKRNVPGLDRARENAIPAVTIPYTDHTDTGSFSNAITRELDKYPVDLITLAGFVHFYKIPEKYSGRVMNIHPGLIPAFSGHNFYGMKVHEAAVSYGVKVSGCTVHFADNTYDNGPIILQRAVPVFFEDTPGILAKRVFQEECKAYPEAIRLFAEGRLQIEGRKVRILNPLENTSTTTL from the coding sequence ATGATAAAAAAGATTAACTTAGGGGTATTGATCTCCGGCAGCGGCAGTACGCTGCAGAATTTTATTGATCTGATAATGGCGGGAAGGTTACCTGCCTGTATTCGGGTTGTGATAAGCAGCAAAAGGAACGTTCCTGGCCTGGACCGGGCCAGGGAAAATGCCATACCGGCAGTAACTATCCCTTATACAGACCATACGGACACCGGTTCATTCAGTAACGCAATTACAAGGGAACTGGACAAGTATCCGGTTGATCTGATAACCCTTGCAGGCTTTGTTCATTTCTACAAAATCCCTGAAAAATATTCCGGGCGGGTAATGAACATCCACCCCGGCCTTATTCCTGCCTTCTCCGGACATAATTTTTACGGCATGAAGGTACACGAAGCTGCTGTCAGTTACGGTGTGAAGGTTTCTGGATGTACCGTTCATTTTGCCGACAATACCTATGACAATGGCCCTATTATTCTGCAAAGGGCCGTTCCGGTATTTTTTGAGGACACCCCCGGTATCCTTGCCAAACGTGTATTTCAAGAGGAATGTAAGGCATACCCTGAAGCAATACGGCTTTTTGCAGAAGGAAGGTTGCAGATAGAAGGAAGAAAGGTAAGGATACTCAATCCGCTGGAAAATACCAGCACAACAACATTATAA
- the atpA gene encoding F0F1 ATP synthase subunit alpha, with amino-acid sequence MALASTDIASIIKREIEGYEEKLKLENVGYVMQVGDGVARIYGLDDCLSSELLEFPENIYGIAMNLEEDNVGAILLGSDEKIKEGDMVKTTGKIVQVPVGKALLGRVVNALGQPIDGKGPIAAEQFRPIEGPAPNVVERQPVKEPLQTGIKAIDAMIPIGRGQRELIIGDRQTGKTAILIDTILNQRDSGVYCIYVAIGQKMSTVADVVKILEDHKVMDISTVVVASASDPAPLQYIAPYAGCAIGEYFRDNGMHAVVMYDDLYKHAIAYRQISLLLRRPPGREAFPGDIFNLHSRLLERAAKLNDDFGAGSLTALPVVETQGGDYSAYIPTNVISITDGQIYLESDLFNAGIRPAISVGLSVSRVGGNAQIPAMKKVAGTLRLTLAQYRELASFAQFGSELDKFTQAQLAKGSRLVEVLKQPQFSPVPVEDQIIAIFAGINGYLDDVAVDKVKFFESDLLKFMKEKYASVGIEIKEKKKLDPEVTQKLENAIKEFKEIFAKKD; translated from the coding sequence ATGGCATTAGCATCCACTGATATTGCTTCAATCATCAAAAGAGAGATTGAAGGCTATGAGGAAAAACTAAAATTAGAGAATGTCGGATATGTGATGCAGGTAGGAGACGGGGTAGCCCGTATTTATGGTTTGGACGATTGTCTATCCAGCGAATTGCTGGAATTTCCTGAAAACATATACGGTATTGCTATGAACCTTGAGGAAGACAATGTTGGTGCGATTCTTCTCGGTTCAGATGAAAAAATAAAGGAAGGTGATATGGTAAAGACCACGGGGAAGATTGTACAGGTACCTGTGGGCAAGGCGCTGTTAGGGCGCGTGGTAAATGCGCTGGGTCAACCGATTGACGGCAAGGGGCCTATTGCTGCAGAACAATTCAGGCCTATCGAAGGCCCTGCACCTAACGTAGTTGAAAGGCAGCCTGTGAAGGAACCGCTTCAGACAGGCATCAAGGCGATTGATGCCATGATACCTATCGGGAGGGGACAGCGCGAACTAATCATCGGTGACAGGCAAACCGGCAAGACAGCCATTCTGATTGATACGATACTGAACCAGCGTGATTCAGGGGTGTATTGTATCTATGTGGCGATTGGTCAGAAGATGTCTACTGTTGCCGATGTTGTGAAAATCCTGGAAGATCATAAGGTGATGGATATCAGCACCGTTGTGGTGGCCTCGGCATCAGACCCTGCGCCGCTCCAGTATATCGCCCCTTATGCCGGCTGCGCTATCGGTGAATACTTCAGGGACAACGGTATGCATGCAGTAGTTATGTATGATGATTTATATAAACATGCCATTGCTTACCGTCAGATTTCCTTACTGCTGCGCCGGCCTCCGGGACGTGAGGCCTTTCCGGGAGATATCTTCAATCTTCACTCCCGCCTGCTCGAAAGGGCTGCAAAACTCAATGATGATTTCGGAGCAGGTTCTTTAACTGCGCTTCCTGTGGTGGAAACGCAGGGTGGCGATTATTCTGCCTATATTCCGACAAATGTTATTTCCATTACCGATGGACAGATCTACCTGGAAAGCGATTTGTTTAATGCAGGCATACGTCCGGCAATATCAGTGGGTCTCTCGGTATCCAGGGTCGGAGGAAATGCCCAGATTCCTGCAATGAAGAAGGTTGCCGGTACGCTGAGGTTAACACTCGCCCAATACAGGGAACTGGCCTCTTTTGCACAATTCGGTTCTGAACTGGATAAATTTACCCAGGCTCAGCTGGCAAAGGGCAGCAGGCTGGTAGAGGTCTTAAAACAGCCACAGTTTTCACCGGTACCGGTAGAGGATCAGATTATTGCAATATTTGCCGGTATTAACGGATATCTTGACGATGTTGCCGTTGATAAGGTAAAGTTTTTTGAAAGCGACCTTCTGAAGTTTATGAAAGAAAAATATGCTTCGGTTGGCATTGAGATTAAAGAGAAGAAAAAACTCGATCCGGAAGTGACGCAAAAACTGGAAAATGCTATCAAAGAATTCAAAGAAATCTTTGCAAAGAAGGACTAA
- the atpB gene encoding F0F1 ATP synthase subunit A, protein MRRLSEAGGGSENATELPSFVDLIPLDPHSHFLGLTKHDLVPIIMSATIILFLGIFSILATRRLQKVPGKLQAFLEIVVEGLANFTQSQMGRAAGPFIPFIGTLFIYIFIMNMVGQIPLFHSPTSNFNTTIALTLIVFFVTHYQGVKNNGITGYLKHMAGKPLWLAPLVFPLHLMQELLSRPLSLSMRLFGNIMGEDTIIAIFIGFSPLLLGIIPIPAHLPMVFLALLGSTIQAMIFSLLASFYIAGAIGIHDEEHH, encoded by the coding sequence GTGAGACGATTGTCAGAAGCTGGTGGTGGAAGTGAGAACGCAACAGAATTGCCATCGTTTGTAGATTTAATCCCCCTTGATCCCCATAGTCACTTTTTAGGATTAACGAAACACGACCTGGTGCCAATCATCATGTCTGCAACCATAATACTATTCCTGGGCATATTTTCAATACTTGCCACGAGAAGGTTGCAGAAGGTTCCCGGCAAACTTCAGGCGTTTTTAGAAATTGTTGTGGAAGGGCTTGCAAACTTCACCCAATCACAGATGGGAAGGGCAGCAGGACCGTTTATACCGTTTATCGGCACCTTGTTTATTTATATTTTTATCATGAATATGGTAGGACAGATTCCGCTCTTCCATTCGCCGACGAGTAATTTTAACACAACAATTGCGTTAACCCTTATCGTGTTTTTTGTCACCCATTATCAGGGGGTAAAAAACAACGGTATTACCGGATATCTTAAGCATATGGCAGGCAAACCACTCTGGCTTGCCCCGCTGGTATTCCCGCTCCATCTGATGCAGGAACTTCTTTCCAGGCCACTATCGCTCTCAATGCGTTTATTCGGGAATATTATGGGTGAGGACACCATTATAGCAATATTTATTGGGTTTTCTCCGTTATTATTGGGCATTATCCCCATACCGGCACATTTACCTATGGTTTTTCTTGCCTTGCTGGGGAGTACGATACAGGCAATGATTTTTTCGCTGCTTGCGAGTTTTTATATTGCGGGTGCAATTGGCATCCATGACGAAGAACATCATTAA
- the atpG gene encoding ATP synthase F1 subunit gamma, whose product MQSTREIRQRIRSISSIKQITRAMEMVAASRLKRVESRVLASRAYTEKMYVVLSHLVSSLEGGHSWFTEKEQKTPAIKVLLITADKGLCGAYNNNIIQKTVRFIRSRTDRKIKLILIGKKGYLYFSKGIYANSIEKYIPENVEKIGYNQIQSLAAQIIRGYEDDEFGEFHIFFTKFHTVMQSFPESIRLLPIEKGAFESKEKSAGEYIFEPSAEQILNNLFPKFIETRIYQCLLESMTSEYAARRVAMIAATENAGEMINELTSTYNKARQAAITKELLEVVSGAEALVHKK is encoded by the coding sequence ATGCAAAGCACCAGAGAAATAAGACAGCGTATCAGAAGTATTTCAAGCATAAAGCAGATTACCCGTGCCATGGAAATGGTGGCAGCGAGCCGGTTAAAAAGGGTTGAGTCCAGGGTGCTGGCTTCACGGGCTTATACAGAAAAGATGTATGTAGTGCTGAGCCATCTGGTTTCTTCACTGGAAGGGGGGCATTCCTGGTTTACGGAAAAAGAGCAAAAGACCCCTGCTATAAAGGTGCTGCTTATTACAGCGGATAAGGGCCTCTGCGGGGCTTATAATAATAATATTATTCAAAAGACCGTAAGGTTCATCAGGTCCCGGACAGACAGGAAGATTAAACTGATCCTCATCGGAAAGAAGGGGTATTTGTACTTTTCTAAAGGAATCTATGCAAACAGCATAGAAAAATACATTCCTGAAAATGTGGAAAAAATTGGATATAACCAGATTCAATCATTGGCAGCACAGATAATCAGAGGCTACGAAGATGATGAATTTGGGGAATTCCATATTTTTTTTACGAAATTCCACACGGTAATGCAGTCGTTTCCGGAAAGTATTCGATTACTGCCCATAGAAAAAGGTGCTTTCGAATCAAAGGAAAAATCTGCCGGTGAATACATCTTTGAGCCGTCAGCTGAGCAGATACTTAATAACCTCTTCCCTAAATTTATAGAAACCAGGATATATCAATGCCTTCTGGAATCCATGACATCCGAATATGCCGCCCGCCGTGTGGCTATGATTGCTGCAACTGAAAATGCCGGTGAGATGATTAACGAGCTGACAAGTACCTACAACAAGGCGCGGCAGGCTGCAATAACGAAGGAATTACTGGAAGTTGTTTCTGGCGCCGAGGCATTAGTGCATAAAAAATAA
- the hemL gene encoding glutamate-1-semialdehyde 2,1-aminomutase produces MSKRNTEKSRKVFTEALKFIPGGVNSPVRAFGAVGGTPIFIKSGAGCYLTDIDDNTYVDYVGSWGPLIVGHAHPDVVKSIQEAVARGTSYGAPTGLEVKLAQLIREAVPSMEKVRMVNSGTEATMSAIRLARGFTKRDAVIKFDGCYHGHVDSLLIQAGSGATTLGMPTSPGVPQDFVRHTISLPYNDIDVVNEVCSKRGIDIACIIVEVIAGNMGVVPPKKNYLEGLREITSKHGIILIFDEVMTGFRVAYGGAQSLYKVTPDITTLGKIIGGGLPVGAYGGREEIMDCISPLGSVYQAGTLSGNPVAMTAGISTLEILKDPSVYKSLEEKSQRLAAGMEKVCRDAKVPTYHTRVGSMLCTFFTGQPVTDYTTAKQCDTKLYAKFFHGMLERGFYFAPSQFEAVFLSAAHGEKEIDATIDAFAEVIKER; encoded by the coding sequence ATGTCAAAAAGAAATACGGAAAAGTCCAGAAAGGTTTTCACGGAAGCCCTTAAGTTTATACCCGGGGGGGTAAATAGTCCTGTCAGGGCATTTGGTGCAGTAGGGGGTACTCCAATATTTATTAAATCAGGGGCAGGATGTTATCTTACTGATATTGACGACAATACCTATGTGGATTATGTCGGTTCGTGGGGTCCGCTGATAGTAGGGCATGCCCATCCGGATGTGGTAAAGAGCATTCAGGAGGCCGTTGCCAGAGGAACAAGTTATGGCGCTCCCACCGGACTGGAAGTAAAGCTGGCACAGCTTATCCGTGAGGCCGTGCCTTCCATGGAGAAGGTGCGCATGGTAAATTCCGGCACGGAAGCGACGATGAGCGCCATTCGTTTGGCGCGGGGTTTTACCAAACGTGATGCGGTAATTAAATTTGACGGTTGTTACCATGGGCACGTGGATAGTTTGCTTATTCAGGCAGGCTCGGGGGCTACTACGTTGGGAATGCCTACAAGTCCAGGTGTTCCTCAGGATTTTGTCAGACATACCATATCGCTTCCTTACAATGATATCGATGTGGTAAATGAAGTATGTTCAAAACGGGGCATTGATATTGCCTGTATTATTGTCGAAGTAATAGCAGGGAATATGGGTGTTGTGCCGCCAAAGAAAAACTATCTTGAAGGATTGAGGGAAATAACAAGCAAGCATGGAATTATCCTGATTTTTGATGAGGTGATGACCGGTTTCAGGGTTGCATACGGTGGTGCTCAGTCACTTTATAAGGTTACACCCGATATTACTACCCTCGGAAAGATTATTGGCGGCGGCCTGCCCGTCGGTGCTTACGGTGGCAGGGAGGAGATTATGGATTGCATATCGCCGCTTGGCTCTGTGTATCAGGCTGGTACGCTGTCCGGCAACCCGGTGGCCATGACCGCCGGTATTTCTACCCTGGAGATACTCAAAGATCCCTCCGTGTACAAATCACTGGAGGAAAAATCACAGCGGCTTGCTGCCGGCATGGAAAAGGTGTGCAGGGATGCGAAGGTTCCCACTTATCATACACGGGTAGGGTCAATGTTATGTACCTTCTTTACTGGTCAACCGGTTACGGATTATACTACGGCAAAACAATGCGATACAAAGCTGTATGCAAAATTTTTTCATGGCATGCTGGAGAGGGGCTTCTACTTCGCACCCTCACAGTTTGAGGCGGTTTTCCTGTCGGCAGCCCATGGTGAAAAAGAGATCGATGCGACCATCGATGCCTTTGCGGAGGTAATAAAAGAACGATGA
- a CDS encoding pitrilysin family protein produces MYTYNKVVLPNGIRAVFIEMPHIHSVVLSGYINMGFRYEAENKPGISHFLEHMLFRGARHFNNSFELLQAIDSIGGESDAYASPEYSAVTIQVHKKYVEQGLQILGDIILGGNFKQEDIEIEKRIIHEEMKQFVDVKGKYVCLDDLSYCLMWKDGSGKKPLFGDEKTITALTIDDLNAYYKKFFVPDNIVICVSGNFKKEQVSRYIHEVFGGLQGRFKGKKLPLKTAQAEPKYLFIKSPSRTTSFKLCHKAYPYKHKNVIIMFLLADVLGGGISSRLLLNIREKLGLVYEITCYPTMFSDVGSLDIYTSAKKGNFEKTMQAVMDEIRKLCNEGITEQELKRTEKRVFSQMQLVMDSPLSMANWFGIEELLLRSEIPDTPEKQAKKIHDIRPDDVQKAISDIFIPEKRNLIVVGDYTRTNRTHTIRMIHEV; encoded by the coding sequence ATGTATACATACAACAAGGTAGTACTGCCAAATGGAATCCGTGCAGTCTTTATTGAAATGCCGCACATTCATTCTGTCGTTCTGTCGGGTTACATAAACATGGGATTCCGGTATGAAGCAGAAAACAAGCCTGGCATATCACATTTTCTTGAGCATATGCTTTTCCGGGGAGCAAGACATTTCAACAATTCGTTTGAACTCCTTCAGGCTATCGACAGTATTGGCGGTGAGAGCGATGCCTATGCGTCCCCGGAATATTCTGCGGTAACGATCCAGGTGCACAAGAAGTATGTTGAACAGGGTCTGCAAATACTGGGAGATATTATCCTTGGAGGAAATTTTAAACAGGAAGATATTGAAATAGAGAAACGTATTATCCATGAGGAGATGAAACAGTTCGTGGATGTAAAAGGGAAGTATGTATGTTTAGATGACCTGTCTTACTGCCTGATGTGGAAGGACGGCTCAGGAAAAAAACCTTTGTTTGGAGATGAGAAAACCATTACAGCCTTAACAATTGATGACCTGAACGCATACTATAAAAAATTCTTTGTTCCTGATAATATCGTCATCTGTGTAAGCGGGAATTTCAAGAAGGAACAGGTCTCCCGGTATATCCATGAAGTATTCGGCGGCCTGCAGGGAAGGTTTAAGGGAAAGAAGCTTCCGCTAAAAACAGCTCAAGCGGAACCAAAATATTTATTCATAAAATCACCTTCACGCACTACGAGTTTCAAGCTTTGTCATAAGGCATATCCCTACAAACATAAAAATGTTATTATCATGTTCCTTCTTGCAGATGTATTAGGCGGAGGTATCAGCTCCCGGTTGCTGCTTAATATCCGTGAAAAATTAGGTTTGGTTTATGAAATTACCTGTTATCCAACGATGTTTTCAGATGTCGGATCCCTTGATATCTATACCTCTGCCAAAAAGGGAAATTTTGAAAAAACCATGCAGGCTGTTATGGACGAGATACGGAAACTCTGCAACGAAGGAATCACTGAACAGGAACTCAAAAGAACGGAAAAACGGGTATTCAGTCAGATGCAGCTCGTAATGGACAGTCCGCTTTCTATGGCAAACTGGTTCGGGATCGAGGAGCTTTTGCTCCGGTCAGAAATACCCGATACCCCTGAGAAACAGGCCAAAAAAATTCATGACATCAGACCGGATGATGTACAGAAAGCAATTTCTGATATTTTTATACCGGAAAAACGGAATCTTATCGTTGTAGGTGATTACACCAGGACAAACAGGACACATACAATCAGAATGATTCATGAAGTTTAA
- the atpH gene encoding ATP synthase F1 subunit delta — MLDKSVAITFVNALADVALKRGRFEQIEKDLEVVSDVITGNDNLKKVLFHPTIPRDDKKKVIGNVFDGLVSDLIKNFLYLLVDRRRERILEFIPDVYKTVVDEKKGAVKVRVHTAIPLTDDRLDNFRKQLDKITGKTAEIEIVHNPDILGGMIVHIGNRLIDGSVANRLKNLRAKLLSVHAG; from the coding sequence GTGTTAGATAAAAGCGTTGCAATTACCTTTGTCAATGCCCTTGCAGATGTTGCTTTAAAAAGAGGGCGGTTTGAGCAGATCGAAAAAGATCTGGAAGTAGTTTCTGATGTGATTACAGGAAATGATAACCTGAAAAAAGTACTCTTTCATCCAACAATCCCACGGGATGACAAAAAGAAGGTGATCGGAAATGTATTTGACGGACTGGTTTCGGATCTCATAAAAAATTTTCTGTACTTGCTTGTAGACCGGAGAAGGGAAAGGATTCTGGAGTTTATACCTGATGTTTATAAAACGGTTGTCGATGAAAAGAAGGGTGCTGTTAAGGTTAGGGTACATACGGCGATTCCGCTAACCGATGATCGGTTGGATAATTTCAGAAAACAACTGGATAAGATTACCGGTAAAACGGCAGAGATTGAAATTGTTCATAATCCGGACATCCTCGGTGGAATGATTGTTCATATCGGCAACAGGCTGATAGATGGGAGTGTTGCAAACAGGTTAAAAAATCTCAGGGCTAAACTGTTGTCGGTACATGCAGGGTAG